The window gtgaaatatttctgtGGTCCTTGCAGaatttacaagaaaaaaaaaaaaaaaaaagctttccatAAACAAGGCGTCACTAATTCTGGTCAACGCATGAGAATAAGCCTCCATCCTGTAGGTGGCAGCAGAGTCATGGCTGGCTACCCTCGCTACACAGAAAGGGGGGGAAACCAAACCCAGCGTCCGTTCAAGCAGTCTAAGATAGGTAACTTAAGCCTTTCACCACGTACGAacataattaatgtttttttttttttaaatgaacaggtATGAGTAAGGTCCTTGAATTCAGTGGTTTATCTAATCTACGTAGATAGAACCGTTTGAAACACCTTAAACTGCGTCCCGTTCAGGtaaattaaactattaaactgCTGCTTGCTCATCTAGTCTGACTGTCTATAGGCTTTTCCAAAATAGCTGGAATTAAATATGTAGTAAGTTATTACTCATGCAGAAGAGGTGCTGAACGTTATTATTATGAACGTCTGAGCAGGCTTAACAGTCGAGTCACAAGCTTTATTACAAAGTAGTTTAAtactaactgtgtgtgtgtgtgtgtgtgtgtgtgtgtgtgtgtgtgtgtgtgtgtgtgtgtgtggcactagAATAGCAGTCTTATGTTCTTATGAGCTTACTTATAAGGTCTTATAAATGTTACATTCTCAAATTATGTTAATAATTACCAAGGCAATAGTAGTCGTCTTTTTTATAACATAAATATGGGGGAAAGGGAACATTAACAGATACTCCCGTGCCAAGACACACAGGAGGCGTTTAAGTGCAGTGCCCATTCACCCTCTTCTAACCAAAAGTGATCTATTTCTGAGTGCCGAACACTCAGTGATACTTGTTAGGCAAGTGAATGAATTTCATGGATCTGTAAAAGTGCTCACATAAGCAAGCTAAGTACCCTAAAGAAGTGCTAAACGGTGTAataatttaaacagttttttttcctgttctgttcttgCTCTCAACAggagaactggaaaaaaaaaaggcctatACTGTAGATTCCATAGCGACGTGAAGGACAATGGATGGAGAACTGGAGGGTGATGCTGGACTTCTGAAGAAGTTTAAGATCCAGCTCATCGATGTTCTCTGTGGAGATGTGGACTATGTGCTCCAGCATTGCCATTCGCTCTCGTTACTGTCCCAGCGAGAATACGAGCAAATCAAGGCCACTGTCATTCCATCGCAGCAAGTTAGAGACATCCTGGATTACATGATgacaaaagacaggaaaagtGTTCAGAGCTTCTTGAACCTCTTAAAGAAGGATGACATGCAAAAGTCGTTTCCGAGACTAGAGTTCCTCAAAGAGCTGTCTCTCAGCGAAGCACGAACTACAGGTAACAGCGTGCATATGCTTTTAATGCAAAATTGGAAACAGTAAGTCAACTTGATACAAAAAGCAGTAGATGAAGTGTGTATACCTTATTGAATGGGGTACATTTCATCTATGTTTCTCCTCTAGGGGAAACGGTCACGAAAAGAAAACAGCCGCCAGCTGAAGACGTTCCCCAGAAGAAGGCTTTTACAAAGGGTGAGGCCATCTGGAACAACAAAGGCTACATTTTTCCAGACTAAGACTGGTTTCGTAAGGAATTTACACCATTTTATAGTTACCCCAAATGTAGTCAGTCAGTCCGTGTTTGatgtcttgttttcttgttttgttttgcattggcGCTACAAAGGTAGTTTAACTAACAGGTAATGAAAATCCATCTCACCTAATAtcttttatataaatacatgccCAAATCTTCGTATAGCTGCATAAAGCACCATTGTTAAGCCGCATAATCGTGATTTTGTATAATAGCAGTATAATTACTTGGTGCCTTCATTAGCCTGATAGTTCCAGAGCAAAAGTAGTAATGCAAGATCAGGATACCAAACGTGTCTTGGCTGTTGGATTACATTATGTGGTTTTTGCCAAACTGTCCCCTTAAACCTCATTTTAGATAGACAGCACTTTTTGAGGAAGGTCCCATAACACTGTAGTTATTCTCAGCTCTACAGTCTGTGTTCAGCTAACTGACGCGTGAGGCCTGATGTGTCCCTCATTATCCGCAGGCGACTGCATGGTGTCGGAGAAGCAGCTGATGCTTGTGGCCCGCTGCGTCGGCACAGGCTGGAAGGAGGTAGCCCGGGTGGCCCTGGACCTCCCCAGCACCAGGCTGGAGCAGATCGCCGAGGAGAACCCCAGGAACCACAGGGAGTGCGTGTTCGCAGCACTGCGCTGCTGGCGCATGCGTGAGCGGGACAGGGCCACTTGCGCCCgcctccaccacctcctcgCGCAGGACGAGGCCGCCGTGGAGCCCGGGAGCATCGACTTCCTGCTCGAGGAGAGCTGACTCTGTTTCGGCGGGGGCGGCAGGGAGCATCAGTGACCTTAGACAAACGTGTCTTAAACAAATAGTAAACCAGATCCCCCATGGTTCTCTACGACAACAAGAGTTTGCATAAGCAGTCACAAACTAAAAAGGTTTGATGGCATtcattttactttcttttttcccttgtgtttatttaatcactTATATCAATGTGAGTaatatttttgccatttgttttaagtggtgtaagggtgtagaAGATTGGACCAAAATTACGAGCCACAATAATCCCTCAAGAATGTTTTTCACTGCACTCTAGTCTAGGTTTTGCCTTATTCCTTCCAtgtaaataagacaaataaGTGCAAACCTTTAATGTGGGTTACTGTATAGAAAGTACTGTGCCTCGAAGATTTTTTATTGCTATAATGACAGCAAAACTACTAACAAACCATAAAAAGGGATTTATACTGGTTTGCACAGGAGATGTACATAATTaatcttttaataaaaaatgtgaaacatttcttAGAATGCCAAGTTTTGTTACTTTTCTCCTGGTTCTAATCAGATATATTTCTCCTTTTTTGGACCACAGCTAATATGTGTGCAAACAGCTAACGCAGTGTTCCAGtatacacaaatcaaattacattttgcaggttttttttttgtttttgtttgttttatttctaaagAACCCAGAGTGCTTTAATGTGACACGGGTTGGATATCACACATGACACCTTGTCCTGAGCTGAATTGTGGAGATGGCCAGGTAACGCTCTTCCTGGAGTGTCCAGTGGGATATTGGTAGCGAAGCTTTTTCTCAGAGAATTCCCGTGGAGAGAAACGCGTCGGGTTTAAAGGAACGGCTTTAATGTTCCAACTTGAACAGCTATCTGGTGACTCTGGGCTGACCTTTGTCCTCTCGGCAAGTCACACGTTGTTTCACCCTGATGCATTTTCACCCTGATGTTTCACCCTTGTTCACCCTTGTACTGTGAGCCAAGAAAccaggcaggaggaggagctttGTACTATTCCGTTGCACAGTCATCAGCTTGCTAATGCAAACTGACAGAGTGGAATATTTTTAATCCAAAGCtatttctgctgctgttgcattCATGTCAGCAGAGCTTCTGCTAGAGGAATTCACAACTAAAGCCATGTTGCCACTTTctgagttgtttttcttctctttttttactGCTTTGTTTGGCCTTTAAAAAAGTTCACTTTTCAATGTTTGTGGCCTTTTGTCCATTTTAagtaaatagtttttaaaaaagaagaaaagatttCATGGTTAATTATTATCATAGTGGTGAAAAAGACTGAAAGTTAACCAGTAACAGTTTTATCAGTTTTTATAATGAATTTAGATTTGTGTCTGGTTTAAGTTCTTTACTGTTTTATGAGCTAATGCTTTATCAATTGTAGACAGTATCTAAAGTATAATTTCATCAAAATGAGGAATGTCATTTGATCAGGCTTGGTTTATGTTCAAATTATTAACCTTTAGCTAAAACTCTTTGCCATCTACCGTCTATGATTGATTGTGAATGGATAACGTTTTATGGCTAAATGATTCAAAGGTTCCCACTGATATTCagaataaaatctattttttatttctttaccatttattattataaaatatctgttctttcttttttctgtatggatgtttaatttaattcagtATGATTGAATTCCATTGCTTGACTGAGGGAAAGAAAGTGAATACCTCATTGTTCATCCACACAGGCTGATTTATGCAGATTTTGTAAAAAGTCTGCTTAAGTATCATAACACAGTAATAAAGGGAGAAATATTGCATTGTGCTGTCTCCGTAATACTTAGGATATCTAACGTAGAGTGTTTGGAAAACTAGACTTTGATAAGCATAACGGCTTCTTATGTAGATAGATAAAACGATCAGTGATTTCTTTAGGATATTTTAATGAGAGAAGAAGTGGTTAAAAATCTGTTCAGTAAAGTTAAATGTATTGTGCATTAGCCTTTATTGGTAGTTATAATAATTAGACATCTAAAATAATGGGTTAAGTAGGCTGCTTGCCTCTTGTGTTGTGAAGTcgtcatattaaaaaaaactttttaaaaatctttaactTTAATCGAAAATGCGGTTTTCCTGTTGCCGTGAGATAAATGATGTTTAAAAAGTCGTCTATTACCCATACATAGATATTAATGTTACAAATGCTGTATGTGCTTTTTGATATAGCATAGTCTAATCCACCTTTTCCCAAAggttataaaaatataagataGGAGAGATTTTCCCGCAATCTTAAATCTTTTCTatctttagatttttttctgtttcttttaccTTACTGAGATACTGCTTTGCAGACTAACACACCCCGACCACTCTAATCCAATTGTATGCTTGTACATCCACGCTCCTAAATGTTCATTGGTCTGTTCCTTTGCTTAAATTAGACTTCTAAATATCGGGTTACATATAGGCTATGTGTGATACAAGACTGTGGACTGCAGCAATGAGTGCAAACTTTTCCAAAGGTGAGAAAATACCCTGATTTGTATTAAAGGAATGTATTAGTAGTGGCTATTTAGATTGGCATTTCGGAGCTGACAAGCTAAGCACAGGATATGACAGACAAAAGTGTAGCCTAAAATTGCGAATTTTTCCCCCTGTGTGGTCAAATGTCCTGTTTTAATACTCCCTTGTGTAACATTGTACTTCAATTAAACAGCGCTTCCCGCAAAACAAGAAGTGCAGAACGAAGTTGTGGCTGTAGGATGGTTTGGAGCAGTACACCAGTTATTTCAACCGCACATAAGCGCGTTCGACTGGCACAAAGCCACGACTACCTTCACGCTTCACTCTGCCTCAGCCTCTCCGAAGACAGACAGTAGAAATGTTAATtaaacagtttctctctctcgctctcttttttttttcttaaaaatgaagttgatttttttttacgtttttaAAATGCCCGGAAAGTCACAGGGCTTTTCTCAACGTGGCGACCTGCCTCCAGTCCCATCGCGTACACGGGCGGAAAGTGAATGAGGGGCGTTTACCGTTTTAGTGCTCGGCATGTTTTTGTTCGCTCCCATCTACGGCCTTCTTAGCCCGGGCCTACTCGCAATCAAACCTAAAGCCATGCCCACAAAACGgatctcagatcagtgggaAAAGGCACCATGGTTGCATTAAGTCACATTGTCGCGTTCTTGCAATTTTCTTGCCTGCTGTTTTTGTATTGATGTCCCATGtattcacttttttctttctatgcGGATGTACCGAGTGAATTTGAATCTTCTCCTATCTTTCTGTATCCAGATGCCAAGATGCCAAGGTCACTACAGTAActcatttttactttatttgtttgCGTCTTTCTTTATTTGTCTGAAAGCCTTAGGGAGTAGCATGAGCAATGGCTTGAATGGCCATTATCAGTGTGCTGAGACTGAGCTGAACTCTACGGAGGGTGAGCTTTTCCTCTCCGAGGCTTTCAAAGTCATCTTGGAAGAGGCGGTTCATAAAGCTACAGATGTGAAGGAAAAGGTCCATtgttttcaaaaaaataaaaaataaaatttcaacCTAAAACTGCATTTCAGTAAACATTGAACAACACAAACCTTGTCTCCGAATGTTCacaggtgtgtgagtggaaGGATCCTGACCAGCTGAGGGATGTGCTAGACCTGGAGCTGAGAGACCATGGAGAAACccaccagcagctgctgcagagAGTCCGCGACGTGGCCAAACACAGCGTTAAAACGAGTTAGTCACTGGGCAGGTCTTTATGGAGGACATAACGCACCAAAGAAAGCTacagtttcttcttcttcttcttcttccccgCAGATCACCCACGCTTCTTTAATCAGTTGTTTGCAGGAGTGGACTACCACGCCCTGACTGGACGGCTCCTCACAGAGACACTCAACACCAGCCAGTAAGTGTTTGGTCATGTCAGCTCGCCCAATCATAGAGCATCATTATGAGTTTTAACAAATGGGTACCACAGCACACTCACCTGAGTGATGGTCTACCCAGACAACTACGCCTGTTACATACACATCATCCCCTTATTCTCCAGAATATCACAGTGCAGAGTTTTCCATCTTTGCCATCCACTAAAGCTCTTtttcaaaaaatacatttatgtttttggaAAGGTACGCAAATATTGTCACAAAAAGCTACAGtgacaaaacagtaaaaatattctAAAGCATTTTTATTGTACTGTAAGCCTCTGGTGTAGTTTTTGTATGGCTTAGAATCAAGTCTGAAAATTGTGCCTTCGGAATTTTCCATTAAACCCTATATCAATGATTGTCAGATCACTGTACTGACTCAAGGTGATAAAACACAAGCAGGTGACATCATTTTAAACCATAGCCACTGGATCAAATATCTGAAACACTTGTCATGGTAAAGAAAACTGGTTATGTTgtgattttgacattttgagatTCATAGACACATGAATGTCACGATGCAACTCCAAGAAAGACTCCACAGTGAACCAATGCTATAAAACAAAGCTATCCATCCCTGTCCAGGAAAGCAGGAATGCTAGATTCGGAGACATATCCAAGAGTTCAAAATTTACATGAACTGCATGAAGCAATATACTAGTCTTTCATTGGCTGATGCCTAGCTCACACCCTTTGCAAAGTAACCAATCCAGTTTTACTTGCTACACATCTCTCAGGTACACCTATGAGGTGGCCCCAGCGTTTGTTCTAATGGAGGATGTGGTGCTGCGTAAACTGCGCTCGCTCGTGGGCTGGGCAGAGGGCGATGGTATCTTCTGCCCCGGGGGGTCCATGTCAAACATGTACGCCATGAATGTGGCCCGATACTGGGCATTCCCGCAGGCGAAAACCCAGGGGCTGTGGTCCGTTCCTCGCCTGGCTGTGTTCACATCCCAGGAGGTaaagacaacacacaaacttttgttcacacaaaaaataaaaaatagggCTTGACATCACCAGtcttatttgaaatgtttgctttaagTGTGTTGCTTGGTTAAATTAGGATTAATAAACATGAAACCAAGTATTCTGGCACTTGTGTTCCATGCAGAGTCACTACTCGATGAAAAAGTCTGCTGCGTTTCTTGGTATCGGGACGGAGAACGTTTACCATGTGAAAGTTGATGAAAGGTACACCAAGCTGTGCGAGGTCGTTGTTGGTCTTTTCTACATACCCCACATGGCCTGCAGTCCACCTCATCCTTCTTTAACCTCTCTGTACCCACAGCGGCAGAATGATCCCAGAGGACCTCGAAGCTAAAATTGTTCATGCCAAATCACAAGTATATGCCTTACCCTTCCAACTGACTTTACTTTATATCTCATTTAAGCATTATTTAACCATGAGAATTAAGTACGAGAACCTTGAATAGAGAAACCCATACCCGAAGACCTTAATATCTGATTTTGCAAAAGCAAGTAGCTCTTTTACATGCCAATGGTTTTGCTAGACTCTGGTGTACATTTGGGTTTGAGAGGCAGCTCAGTATTACTGCTATGGTAGGTAGGGGATAGTAAGTGTTTGACTAGGCCCTGTTCTCTTCCCCCTCCTCCCATTGCAGGGCGCGGTCCCATTCTTCGTCAACGCCACGGCCGGCTCCACCGTGCAAGGGGCCTTTGACCCCCTCGACCGCATAGCTGACATCAGCGAGAGCAACGGCATGTGGATGCACGTCGATGTGAGTCCTGTCGCCTTATCAGCAAAATCGCACGGAACAATAAAGCAATGATGGGAAAAAGGCACGCGAACAAGTACTAGTGTGAAGTAATATCACTGACTACACGGACCCTTCAGCTCTCTTGGCATAACTTCCTCGTTACAGACATATATCCGATGCGGCGTCAAAAATCGGATTCCTGTACAACATACAACGCGACTGTATATATACCTGTCCGTTGTGGGTGTGAGGCATGGGTAATGTTTCAACCTGTCATGGAACTGCGATCAGAGATCCAGGTGATCCGGTGCATGTGGACAGGTCTCTTCATGACATACATCTCTTTCCCACAGGCTGCATGGGGGGGCAGTGTGCTGTTTTCCAAGAAACACAAGCATCTGGTTGCAGGCATTGAAAGGTACAGACATGCCAAATACCAGAGAGCAAATAAGCCAAATAAGCCTTTCTTTAGGGTGACTTCTGCCATAGATAAACACACCAGCGGGACAACTTTGACCCTGCTGTTTAACGGTGTCACTCTCATTTCCAGGGCGAACTCTATGACATGGAATCCACATAAAATGCTTATGGCGGGACTTCAGTGCTCTGTGATTCTGATGAGAGACACAACGGTACGGACCTGTGCTACAGCCCGTGAAAATCTAacatttctgtatttcatgTATTCCAATACCATGACTAATGGTGTTCAGAAAGTGAAGGCACATTAAACCAGGGTTCCGCTACCTCGTAGTGTTAAACATCCTGCTATTTTTCTAAAGAGGACATCTAAAGACATAGAAATGTACTGTGGAGAATCCATTAGCTGAACACTAGTTCAAAGGACTGAATAAGAACTTATTATTTTATCGTATGACAGAGTATTTTCAGAGAAAACAGGCACCTTTTTTGGAAGACCTCCAGTAATCCTCTTTTCTCACCAGGACCTGCTGATGCGCTGCCACTGTGCCAATGCTACATACTTATTCCAGCAAGACAAGTTCTACGATATAAGTCTGGACACTGGGGACAAGTCTATCCAGTGCGGGCGCAAAGTTGATTGCCTGAAGCTGTGGCTCATGTGGAAGGCAGTGGGCTCTCAAGGCTTAGCCAACCGTGTTGACATGGCTTTTGCCAACACAAGGTAGATAATGTGTTGCTTAAGAGCGCCAGTGGAACTTGTTTGTGAAAGAAACATTAGCTCTGCTCTTTGGATTGGAGTTTGTGTACTACATTTTTAATAGTACCCAGGTTAGTGTGGTGTTTGAAATTCTTTGTCCTTCCTGCCTGCTCTAGGTATTTTGTTGAGAAATTGAAGAAAAGAGAGGGGTTTCAGCTTGTTTCAGAGGTATTTAACACAGTCTTTGGTGAATATGGCAACATGTCTATTCAATGTAGCATTGAAATATTTGTCCCATGGATTTTTCCACAGCCACAGTTTGTGAATGTATGCTTCTGGTATATACCACCCAGtctgagaggaaaagagaacagCGCAGACTACAAGGACAAATTAGCCAAGGTTGCACATAAATCCTGTGAAATTGGAATATGTGTTGGTGTTAATCGAATCTTGactgcaatatttatttttcataaaaaacaagTAATGTAGCATGTCATGACAAATCTTGGTCAACAGGTGGCGCCAATCATCAAAGAACGCATGGTGAAACAGGGCTCAATGATGGTGGGTTATCAGCCTTTGGATGGGAGAGTCAACTTTTTCCGCATGGTCATCCTTTCTCCCCAGCTGACTCAGAGTGACTTGGATTTCTGTCTTGATGAGATAGAGAGGCTGGGAAGAGATCTGTAACTTAAACGACTGTCGGTTATTATTTTCCCTTTTATAACATTGTTCTTTCAACACGCTGTGTAATTGTCACCCTCTATATTAGTTTAATTTGTCTGACCAACCTGTAACTTTAGAACTCAAGGTCAATGTAAACTTTAGATTCACCCAAGGGCTATTGCACAGCCAGCAGTCAGACATCAACAATAATCAACACACTCCAGATAAACCGAtctacacagaaaaaaatgtttattattcaaAAGTCACtatgtaaatttgtttttaaaggtagGTTACTGATTGGTTGGAATAAAAGATTAGACCATCAGTGGCCCTTTGTTGTTGGGGCACTAGAACTTTAAATATGGAATTATAAATATGGTTAGATCTAACAATATGAAAGTAATGAGCTCAGAGAAGGATGCTGGAGCTTCTTGTTCAACCTTCTATAGCCACCTATTCAACCTTCTGTACTATTCCTCTACGTTAGTATGGGTAATTTATTTTCCAACTTTTGGCTCTAATCTTGGAATCTAAGATACTGTTGTGTCTTTTTTCAGAGGTATATTCTTTAATTTTAGCCAATGCTCTTCGAGTCATTTTCTAGGTAAATGTACTTTGTACATAACATCTTACACACGTGGTGTGTAGTTTTATACTAGactttttgggggggttttctCCTATAACTCCCATATCTTCCTCAGGCCTTCAGTCTTGTAAGATTGTAGGCCTAAGCTTCCGACTCTTAATTTTCCATATAAATCACGTTTTCATCTTTGCTATTTTAGCTTAATTCGTCACTAGATTATAGGTCTTACAACAGCTCTTACtgcttgaaaatgaaatgtatcaTTGGGTTAATTTTAATAACCATAGATTAATCTTAACGTTATGAAGGCAAAGTTATTCTTTGTCGTGGTACATGAAGCCTAACTGAATTTTAGGTACATTTGTAAGTGCAGAGTCCCTTTCACATTTGCTACCAGTCAGGCTACTATAATTCCTTCTGTTTTAGAGAAACACAAATTTACTTGTTTTCTAAAGGTCTATACGGTTTTTCTGATGAAGGTTTGTCTATAGGATAATAACTTTTAAGTGCACGGAACTTAAGAGGGCATATGTCAAcatgatgaatgaataaaattgtTTCCCAACTAACCATATATGCCCCAGCGTCTTTGCTGCCTATATGcgctgcttgtttgtttgctaaagCAACCTTTTTACAGATATAAGGACTACGTAACACTGTATGCATAACCAGATAACATAAAGGCTACGAGTATGAACGGTCAAGCACAGCACGACAAGCCAACAACGAGACAAAAATCACGTTTGAAAGCCTGTATCCCGCACACACGTAGCGTGTGCTGTAGCGCCCCCTGTCGGACCGGAAGAAGAACGTCACGTGTCGCCAGTCTCGTGGTCACGTGGTCGGCTCTCCCCTGAGAGCACTTCCGGTagtgtttcctgtgtttgtaaactggaaaaaaaaaattgcaagtCCGACGAAAAATATTAATCGCGAAGAAACGGAAGGTAAAGCCAACCgcgcaaacaaaacaaaacggtCCTTTTTTAAACAGTTAGCACTCGATCGTTTGTTTTCAAATGGCAAAACGTGCGGTTTAGGTGACGCTTAAAAGGCGGCGGTGAACTCAGCCACACGCCCTGTTGTTGTGTTGTGGAGGGGGGGGCGATTGAGCTATCTTAGCATCATGCTAATGGCCCACGGCTGTCCCACAGTTGGCTGTTGCTATAGCTGCACTATATCTACACTATAGGTGGGTAGATAGCTGAATGCATGCGTTTCGTTTCTCATACTGAGCCTACAGTTGTGTCTTAGTTCTGGGTATTTAACGTGCCTGAGAACTTGTTCTGTCTATTGAATCAAATTCGCAGCAATCGTAGTTTTTTTCTGGTATTGCAGCACGAAATATTTTGTCTTCGTTTATGATTCAGTGTGAATATAGTGTGAATTTGTTCCCCAAGTAAAACCCGTTAAGTTTTCAATATTGATAGTGCCTCAGATGGCTATAGATTGGCTAAGACCTGTTAAAACCACTTACTGGTTGTTACTGTTTTCTTAATCATCTGTATGCATTTCATTTATATGTTCTTATCATGTTCAGGCCACTGGGTCTTATTGGATTTGAATGTCTTGCTTTTTTTGTGGATAATTTTGCTTTATGCGTCTactgtgtttgacctgtgtTACTTTGGCTT is drawn from Electrophorus electricus isolate fEleEle1 chromosome 22, fEleEle1.pri, whole genome shotgun sequence and contains these coding sequences:
- the zgc:174906 gene encoding uncharacterized protein zgc:174906, whose translation is MDGELEGDAGLLKKFKIQLIDVLCGDVDYVLQHCHSLSLLSQREYEQIKATVIPSQQVRDILDYMMTKDRKSVQSFLNLLKKDDMQKSFPRLEFLKELSLSEARTTGETVTKRKQPPAEDVPQKKAFTKGDCMVSEKQLMLVARCVGTGWKEVARVALDLPSTRLEQIAEENPRNHRECVFAALRCWRMRERDRATCARLHHLLAQDEAAVEPGSIDFLLEES
- the csad gene encoding cysteine sulfinic acid decarboxylase, with translation MCDTRLWTAAMSANFSKALGSSMSNGLNGHYQCAETELNSTEGELFLSEAFKVILEEAVHKATDVKEKVCEWKDPDQLRDVLDLELRDHGETHQQLLQRVRDVAKHSVKTNHPRFFNQLFAGVDYHALTGRLLTETLNTSQYTYEVAPAFVLMEDVVLRKLRSLVGWAEGDGIFCPGGSMSNMYAMNVARYWAFPQAKTQGLWSVPRLAVFTSQESHYSMKKSAAFLGIGTENVYHVKVDESGRMIPEDLEAKIVHAKSQGAVPFFVNATAGSTVQGAFDPLDRIADISESNGMWMHVDAAWGGSVLFSKKHKHLVAGIERANSMTWNPHKMLMAGLQCSVILMRDTTDLLMRCHCANATYLFQQDKFYDISLDTGDKSIQCGRKVDCLKLWLMWKAVGSQGLANRVDMAFANTRYFVEKLKKREGFQLVSEPQFVNVCFWYIPPSLRGKENSADYKDKLAKVAPIIKERMVKQGSMMVGYQPLDGRVNFFRMVILSPQLTQSDLDFCLDEIERLGRDL